One window of Candidatus Poribacteria bacterium genomic DNA carries:
- a CDS encoding DUF4956 domain-containing protein: MDILLDFLTLPPLVTLGADALRVLLSFVLGVFVVNIYVWTHAKVPQKSFTDTLIILCMLISVVMVIIGDSIARAFSLVGALSIIRFRTAIQDPRDIGFVFYALAVGMAVGAGNPSVAILAAFLIGIIILCMYHWHQRFGNDNEFSLEFCLPPDQDSETLYRPVFDRHLIYERLLEQRIKKTQLVELTFRVRLANPEEWLAFFHELSGVENVTEVKMDKE; encoded by the coding sequence ATGGATATATTACTTGATTTTTTAACGCTACCTCCACTTGTAACGCTTGGTGCGGATGCCCTTAGAGTGTTACTCTCATTTGTGCTGGGCGTTTTCGTTGTTAACATCTACGTGTGGACCCACGCGAAGGTCCCACAAAAATCGTTTACGGACACACTCATCATCCTCTGTATGCTGATTTCTGTAGTGATGGTGATTATCGGTGATAGCATCGCTCGGGCGTTTAGCCTTGTCGGTGCCCTGTCCATCATTCGGTTCCGTACGGCTATTCAAGACCCGCGCGATATCGGTTTCGTTTTTTACGCGTTGGCTGTTGGGATGGCAGTCGGTGCTGGAAATCCATCTGTCGCGATTCTGGCGGCATTTCTCATCGGTATTATTATCCTCTGTATGTATCATTGGCATCAACGCTTTGGGAACGATAACGAATTCAGTCTTGAGTTCTGCCTACCACCAGACCAAGACTCCGAGACCCTCTATCGCCCCGTTTTCGATAGGCACCTGATTTATGAACGTTTACTTGAGCAACGTATCAAAAAAACACAGCTGGTTGAATTAACATTCCGAGTGAGATTGGCGAATCCAGAGGAATGGCTCGCTTTCTTTCACGAACTCTCAGGGGTTGAAAATGTCACAGAGGTAAAGATGGATAAAGAATGA
- a CDS encoding sigma-70 family RNA polymerase sigma factor — MNKSMFFIPTVWRGSMSVATLTATMETYSEISKTEELDLVQEREIVLRCQKGDADAMGTLVIQYQHWVYNIAYGMLGHHQDAEDVAQDAFLSAWENIGKFQFRSRFSTWLYRIVKNKCLNHIDQYQRRKTDPTEIDDSQPWVPLDTVTPEEEALRTEEKEIVHAALAKLKTSHREILVLRELRDLPYEEISEILGCTLGRVKSRLHEARKALKKELERVEW, encoded by the coding sequence GTGAATAAAAGCATGTTCTTTATCCCGACAGTTTGGAGAGGAAGTATGTCCGTTGCAACCCTTACAGCTACTATGGAAACCTATTCGGAGATAAGCAAGACAGAAGAATTAGATCTCGTACAGGAACGTGAGATTGTTTTGCGCTGTCAAAAAGGTGATGCGGATGCAATGGGAACCCTTGTGATTCAATATCAGCACTGGGTTTACAATATCGCTTACGGCATGCTCGGTCATCACCAAGACGCCGAAGATGTCGCGCAAGATGCTTTCCTCTCTGCATGGGAAAACATCGGGAAATTTCAATTCCGTTCCCGATTTTCCACGTGGCTCTACCGTATCGTGAAAAACAAGTGTCTCAATCATATTGATCAGTATCAACGCCGGAAAACCGACCCGACAGAGATTGACGATTCACAACCCTGGGTTCCCCTTGATACAGTGACCCCTGAAGAGGAAGCACTGCGGACCGAAGAAAAAGAAATCGTTCACGCAGCCCTCGCAAAACTCAAAACCAGTCATAGAGAGATCTTGGTGTTGAGAGAACTGCGAGATCTGCCTTATGAAGAAATATCTGAAATTCTGGGATGCACACTGGGACGTGTTAAATCCCGGTTACATGAAGCCCGAAAAGCACTCAAAAAAGAACTGGAGCGAGTCGAGTGGTAA
- a CDS encoding dienelactone hydrolase family protein, translating into MQIHHVLMWACFLVSLLVVGNAAADSIKTQLEASPRHGEWVKVTTADARTVNTFVVYPEVKEPATAIIVIHEIFGLTDWIRLVADTLAAEGFVAICPDLLSGMGPDGGGTESFGSGDDVRRTIRELSPSQVTSDLDAIQKYARDLPSTNEKVAVSGFCWGGGQTFSYAVNSDTIAAGFVFYGRAPSTEDVPKISAPVYGFYGESDNRINATIDATKAAADAASVTYEPVIYEGVGHAFLRRGMADDANDAQKSATKAAWERWVSLLQGL; encoded by the coding sequence ATGCAGATACACCATGTTTTGATGTGGGCTTGCTTTCTTGTCAGTTTATTAGTCGTTGGAAACGCAGCAGCTGATAGTATAAAAACGCAACTTGAAGCATCACCGCGCCACGGTGAATGGGTGAAAGTAACAACCGCCGATGCGCGGACCGTCAACACGTTTGTTGTTTATCCAGAGGTGAAAGAACCCGCAACGGCGATTATTGTCATCCACGAGATTTTCGGACTCACCGATTGGATCCGGCTCGTGGCAGATACACTCGCCGCTGAAGGGTTTGTCGCAATTTGCCCTGACCTGCTTTCCGGTATGGGTCCCGACGGTGGCGGCACGGAGAGTTTCGGTTCCGGGGATGACGTCCGCCGGACGATCCGTGAACTCTCACCTTCCCAAGTTACATCTGATCTGGATGCCATCCAGAAATATGCCCGAGACCTACCTTCAACCAACGAAAAAGTGGCTGTCTCCGGCTTCTGCTGGGGAGGCGGACAAACGTTCAGTTACGCCGTCAATTCCGACACCATTGCCGCTGGCTTCGTGTTTTACGGTCGTGCACCGTCAACGGAGGACGTTCCGAAAATATCAGCACCCGTATATGGCTTCTATGGAGAAAGTGACAACCGTATCAATGCGACGATCGATGCCACGAAAGCCGCCGCGGATGCCGCAAGTGTTACCTATGAACCCGTCATCTATGAAGGTGTTGGTCACGCTTTCCTGAGACGCGGTATGGCAGATGACGCCAACGACGCACAGAAATCCGCCACCAAAGCCGCTTGGGAACGGTGGGTATCCCTCCTGCAAGGACTCTAA
- a CDS encoding SDR family oxidoreductase, which translates to MANRLQDKIAVITGAARGIGAKSAELFAGEGAAVALWDLNAERGEETAQQIRSAGGTALFCECDVTDAAQIERAVAHVTSELGNPNVLFNNAGIAVVGELEEISEADWDHQYAVNVKSIYLVSRAIIPLMREAGGGSIINMASESAYVGFPMHPAYTSSKAAVVHLSRSMAVRYAEDNIRVNSLCPGTINTELYQEFLSKQPDPEAINTEIKEMHPLGIGEPEDIAWAAVYLAADESRYMTGAPMLVEGGILSL; encoded by the coding sequence ATGGCAAACCGACTTCAAGATAAGATTGCCGTTATCACGGGGGCAGCGCGCGGCATCGGCGCGAAAAGTGCAGAACTCTTTGCGGGTGAAGGTGCGGCTGTAGCACTCTGGGATCTGAATGCCGAACGTGGCGAAGAAACCGCACAGCAGATCCGGTCCGCTGGGGGCACTGCCCTTTTCTGCGAGTGCGACGTGACCGACGCGGCGCAGATTGAACGTGCCGTTGCCCACGTCACCTCTGAACTTGGCAATCCGAATGTGCTTTTCAATAACGCTGGTATCGCTGTTGTTGGTGAATTAGAAGAAATCTCCGAAGCAGACTGGGATCATCAATACGCCGTCAATGTGAAAAGCATCTATCTCGTTTCTCGGGCGATAATTCCGCTGATGCGCGAAGCGGGTGGTGGTTCAATTATCAACATGGCGAGTGAATCGGCGTATGTCGGGTTCCCGATGCACCCCGCCTATACCTCCTCCAAAGCCGCTGTGGTACACCTCTCACGAAGCATGGCGGTTCGGTATGCTGAAGACAACATCCGCGTCAACAGTCTCTGTCCCGGCACGATTAACACTGAACTCTACCAGGAATTCCTATCGAAGCAACCGGATCCAGAAGCGATCAACACAGAAATTAAAGAGATGCATCCCTTAGGCATCGGCGAACCGGAAGATATCGCTTGGGCAGCCGTCTATTTAGCCGCCGATGAATCCAGGTACATGACGGGTGCCCCGATGCTCGTCGAGGGTGGTATCCTCTCACTCTAA
- a CDS encoding sigma-70 family RNA polymerase sigma factor, which yields MQSLEDTPVEEIDRAAYEHHIFEQQRTEIAENRREVVKQLLARLPESERTVVTLYYLGEMTTKEIGKFLGVSVDTIKTRLRRGRKRLQEQQVEPFVSETLGTIQFPAHITDQIMQQVADIGPIQPPVGKPLLPWIVFGTVVVVVMSMLGVSNQYLARFQKPYSFEAESEPTIEIIDAFIVLDIAAKPSVRSQGGRIDASQESRGVGTQVSHTTSASLASGDTVTFARTAELKIEQTLTQADGLASDTVLTVFEDSYGTVWFGTTDGLTRYDGKNFQTFTTEDGLAQNTIGLIFEDQRGMLWFADGVLSSFLERGKPIDVSWMETPLSELDIELPNETPEGMARRIPSKGVSRYDGEKFRVFTTADGLAGDTVKDIFEDEAGTLWFATGFGVSHYDGETFNTITVNGPIGMDVLPDWWSHITAIAQDTAGNFWFGSTAGITYYNTETSQFRHFAIDEDFAAFQEMGQARSTHVTDLQFDVNDNLWISQSGGGEENSGIRRFNDKELAIFPQSEQLPMNSVDNIMQDRNGNLWFTGVKNAENQPPMRHETEESVSLVFPETESSISVYNGKTFQNFNTADGLPSNRVWSVFEDSRGKLWFATDEGVGVGVYTPAPAHKEN from the coding sequence ATGCAATCGTTGGAGGATACACCCGTGGAAGAAATTGACAGGGCCGCTTATGAACATCATATATTCGAGCAACAACGGACGGAGATCGCCGAGAATCGCCGTGAAGTAGTGAAACAACTGCTAGCAAGGCTGCCAGAGAGTGAGCGCACGGTTGTAACGCTCTACTATCTCGGCGAGATGACAACGAAAGAGATTGGTAAATTCTTAGGGGTGTCGGTGGATACGATTAAGACTCGGCTCCGACGCGGACGAAAACGCTTACAAGAGCAACAGGTAGAACCTTTCGTTTCTGAAACACTCGGAACTATTCAATTCCCTGCACACATAACCGATCAGATCATGCAGCAGGTCGCCGATATTGGTCCCATACAACCGCCGGTTGGTAAACCCTTGCTACCGTGGATAGTTTTCGGCACAGTTGTCGTTGTGGTTATGTCAATGCTCGGTGTGAGTAACCAGTATCTGGCTCGGTTTCAGAAACCGTATAGTTTTGAGGCAGAATCTGAACCGACTATCGAAATCATTGATGCGTTTATTGTTCTTGATATTGCGGCAAAGCCATCTGTGCGAAGTCAAGGCGGACGGATTGATGCCTCCCAAGAAAGCAGAGGTGTCGGTACCCAAGTCTCCCACACGACCTCAGCATCTCTTGCATCAGGGGATACCGTCACGTTTGCCCGCACAGCAGAACTCAAAATCGAACAGACTTTGACCCAAGCGGATGGCTTAGCATCCGATACGGTTCTTACTGTTTTTGAAGACAGCTACGGCACGGTATGGTTTGGAACGACTGACGGGCTCACCCGTTATGACGGCAAGAATTTCCAAACCTTCACAACAGAAGATGGTTTAGCACAGAACACGATAGGGCTTATCTTTGAAGATCAGCGAGGCATGCTTTGGTTTGCTGACGGTGTGCTCTCAAGTTTTCTGGAGAGAGGGAAGCCTATAGACGTGTCATGGATGGAAACGCCGTTGAGTGAACTCGATATCGAACTGCCTAACGAAACGCCCGAAGGAATGGCAAGACGTATTCCATCAAAAGGCGTGAGTCGCTACGACGGTGAAAAGTTCAGGGTTTTCACGACAGCCGACGGGCTTGCTGGTGATACCGTTAAGGATATCTTTGAAGACGAAGCAGGCACGCTTTGGTTCGCAACAGGGTTCGGTGTGAGTCACTATGACGGAGAAACTTTCAACACTATCACCGTGAACGGACCAATAGGCATGGATGTATTACCTGACTGGTGGAGTCACATCACGGCAATTGCTCAGGATACAGCAGGCAATTTTTGGTTTGGTAGCACTGCTGGCATTACCTACTATAATACCGAAACGTCCCAATTCCGCCATTTTGCTATCGACGAGGATTTCGCTGCTTTCCAAGAGATGGGACAAGCACGAAGCACACACGTAACGGACCTGCAGTTCGATGTGAACGACAACCTTTGGATAAGTCAAAGTGGTGGAGGCGAAGAGAATAGCGGCATTCGTCGGTTCAATGACAAAGAACTGGCGATTTTTCCGCAAAGTGAGCAACTGCCGATGAATAGCGTTGACAACATTATGCAGGATAGGAATGGTAATCTTTGGTTTACTGGTGTTAAGAATGCGGAGAACCAGCCGCCAATGAGACACGAAACCGAAGAAAGTGTTAGCCTGGTTTTTCCTGAAACTGAATCCAGCATAAGTGTATACAATGGCAAAACCTTCCAAAACTTTAACACAGCCGATGGTCTGCCGAGTAACCGCGTCTGGTCGGTATTTGAGGACAGCCGCGGCAAACTCTGGTTTGCTACCGATGAAGGTGTTGGCGTAGGCGTTTATACGCCTGCACCAGCTCACAAAGAAAATTAA
- a CDS encoding ThuA domain-containing protein, protein MKNEWVVYEGNDGPGKGKHIVLVSGDEEYRSEEALPMLGKVLATHHGFTCTVLFAIDPETGVIDPEVQTNIPGLHHLESADMMVLFTRFRELPDEQMKYVVDYTNAGKPVMGLRTATHAFSYNRNLESPYAKYSFDSEEFEGGYGRQVLGETWVNHHGHHGKESARGVIDEAMQDHPILTGVDDVWGPSDVYGINDLTGDSQVLIHGQVLVGMEPTDAPKPDTVTMPMVWIKTYTGDEGNTSRVLNTTMGASVDLESEGLRRLLVNGCYWCMGMEDAIPDKSVVDYVGDYAPTFFGFGTFTKGVRPEDHAS, encoded by the coding sequence ATGAAAAACGAATGGGTTGTTTACGAAGGAAACGACGGTCCCGGGAAGGGCAAGCATATTGTTCTCGTCAGTGGTGATGAGGAATATCGTTCTGAAGAGGCGTTGCCGATGTTGGGAAAGGTATTAGCCACACACCATGGATTTACATGTACAGTGCTGTTTGCGATTGATCCGGAGACAGGGGTTATTGATCCGGAGGTCCAGACCAACATTCCGGGGCTCCACCATTTAGAATCCGCGGATATGATGGTGCTGTTCACGCGTTTCCGCGAACTGCCCGATGAACAGATGAAGTATGTCGTTGACTATACCAACGCTGGCAAACCTGTGATGGGACTCCGCACGGCTACACACGCTTTCAGTTATAACCGTAATCTTGAGAGTCCCTATGCAAAATACAGTTTTGACAGCGAGGAATTTGAGGGTGGCTACGGCAGGCAAGTCCTCGGTGAGACGTGGGTTAACCATCATGGACATCATGGTAAAGAGAGCGCACGCGGCGTCATTGACGAAGCGATGCAAGACCACCCGATTCTCACAGGTGTTGACGATGTTTGGGGACCGTCCGATGTCTATGGTATTAACGATCTAACAGGCGACTCCCAAGTGCTTATCCACGGACAGGTGTTGGTCGGTATGGAACCGACAGATGCCCCGAAACCGGATACCGTCACAATGCCAATGGTATGGATTAAGACCTATACAGGTGATGAAGGCAACACCTCACGCGTCCTGAATACAACGATGGGTGCCTCCGTTGACTTGGAGAGTGAAGGACTCCGCCGTCTCCTCGTCAATGGTTGCTATTGGTGTATGGGGATGGAGGATGCAATCCCTGATAAGAGTGTTGTCGATTATGTCGGTGATTATGCCCCGACGTTCTTCGGTTTCGGTACATTTACAAAAGGTGTCCGTCCAGAAGATCATGCTTCATAG
- a CDS encoding phytanoyl-CoA dioxygenase family protein: MRLTSQQRDHYKEQGFVVIPCLFSTARVTLMREHYMKRRAEGPKPGDTGGTTDHAEDPNHQFPRMINMHNWDGLTQEWASDTDLLTVTGQLIDDTPVLLQTMLYFKPPGARGQALHQDEQYITIDPIIGVWVALDTSDDAVGRMVLIPRSHQYGLLPVETADTAISFTNVQAVKPENVEELGVDMSPGDTLFFDGKVIHGSYMNKTGDRWRRSFICHYMGENSQRFEPTEGTHVSHLKK, from the coding sequence ATGCGTTTGACCTCTCAACAGCGAGACCACTACAAAGAGCAGGGTTTCGTGGTAATTCCGTGTCTTTTTAGTACAGCCAGAGTAACGTTGATGCGCGAGCATTACATGAAACGCCGTGCAGAGGGTCCGAAACCTGGTGACACCGGTGGCACAACCGACCATGCCGAGGACCCAAATCATCAATTCCCGCGCATGATCAATATGCACAACTGGGACGGATTAACCCAAGAATGGGCATCGGATACCGACTTACTTACCGTTACGGGGCAATTGATTGATGATACGCCGGTGCTGTTACAAACAATGCTTTATTTCAAACCGCCCGGTGCGCGAGGGCAAGCCTTACATCAAGATGAACAATACATCACCATAGATCCAATCATTGGTGTTTGGGTAGCGTTAGATACATCGGACGACGCTGTTGGACGTATGGTGCTTATCCCGCGTTCTCATCAATATGGACTGTTACCTGTTGAAACAGCAGACACGGCTATCTCGTTTACAAATGTACAAGCCGTCAAACCGGAAAATGTTGAAGAATTGGGAGTAGATATGTCACCCGGTGACACGCTTTTCTTTGATGGTAAGGTTATTCACGGTTCCTACATGAATAAAACAGGTGATCGGTGGCGGCGGAGTTTTATATGTCATTATATGGGCGAGAATTCACAACGGTTCGAGCCAACCGAAGGAACGCACGTCTCACATCTAAAAAAATAG
- a CDS encoding aspartate kinase, with protein sequence MLKVSKFGGSSLASADQVRRVCDIIIADPGRRLIVVSAPGKRYDQDIKVTDLLIAAASERLAGKIGASECAEAIERYRSIASELGLPPEVVEPIARDLTERLENSTTDADLYMDTMKAGGEDNCARLIAQVLQARGVDAHYVNPKDAGLLLSDEPGNAQVLPEAYNRLRDLHERPGITIFPGFFGYSEQGNVVTFSRGGSDITGAILASAVRAEVYENFTDVDSVFAANPSIVKNPVPIAELTYREMRELSYAGFSVFHDEALEPVYRAQVPVNIRNTNNAKADGTLIVPNRKSTDIPVVGIAAMDSVCCIYLSKYLMNRQIGFGRRLLQILEAEDISFEHVPSGIDNMSVILRGDNLSAAKEKRIVEQIRQTLAPEDISVERGLSLIMVVGEGMRHTVGIASRATRALAGAEVNIEMINQGSNEVSMMFGIKSEDMETAVQALYAEFFG encoded by the coding sequence TTGTTAAAAGTATCAAAGTTTGGCGGAAGTTCCCTTGCATCAGCGGATCAGGTCCGTCGTGTTTGCGACATCATTATTGCCGATCCCGGACGCCGGCTCATTGTTGTCTCTGCCCCCGGAAAGCGTTATGATCAAGACATCAAGGTGACAGACTTACTCATCGCAGCCGCATCGGAGCGACTCGCGGGAAAAATCGGTGCCTCGGAATGTGCTGAAGCGATTGAACGGTACAGGAGTATCGCCTCTGAATTAGGACTTCCCCCCGAGGTCGTCGAGCCTATCGCTCGCGATTTAACGGAACGCTTGGAAAATAGCACAACCGATGCCGACCTCTATATGGACACAATGAAGGCAGGTGGTGAAGACAACTGTGCTCGTCTCATTGCACAAGTGTTACAGGCACGCGGTGTAGACGCACATTATGTGAACCCGAAGGATGCTGGCTTATTACTTTCGGACGAGCCCGGTAACGCACAAGTGCTACCCGAAGCATACAATCGACTACGTGATTTACACGAGCGTCCCGGCATCACTATTTTTCCCGGCTTTTTCGGATACTCAGAACAGGGCAACGTTGTGACCTTCTCGCGCGGCGGGTCAGACATCACGGGGGCTATTCTCGCCAGTGCTGTGCGGGCGGAAGTCTATGAGAACTTTACAGACGTCGATTCTGTGTTCGCGGCAAACCCATCTATCGTTAAAAATCCGGTACCGATCGCTGAGTTAACCTACCGTGAGATGCGGGAACTCTCTTACGCAGGCTTCTCTGTGTTTCACGATGAGGCACTTGAACCTGTCTACCGCGCGCAAGTACCTGTCAACATTCGGAACACGAATAACGCGAAAGCAGACGGTACGTTGATTGTTCCAAACCGTAAGTCAACGGATATTCCAGTTGTCGGTATCGCGGCAATGGATAGTGTCTGCTGTATCTATCTCAGCAAATATCTAATGAACCGTCAAATCGGGTTTGGTCGGCGACTGTTGCAGATATTGGAAGCCGAAGACATCTCTTTTGAACACGTCCCTTCGGGAATAGACAATATGTCTGTCATCCTCCGAGGAGATAACTTATCTGCGGCAAAAGAGAAGAGAATTGTTGAACAGATTCGGCAAACCCTTGCCCCGGAAGATATTTCCGTGGAACGTGGACTCTCTCTAATCATGGTCGTCGGTGAAGGCATGCGTCACACTGTCGGTATCGCCTCGCGTGCTACAAGAGCGTTAGCTGGAGCGGAAGTCAACATTGAGATGATTAACCAGGGTTCCAACGAAGTCAGTATGATGTTCGGCATAAAATCCGAAGATATGGAGACTGCCGTTCAAGCCCTCTATGCCGAATTTTTTGGCTAA
- a CDS encoding phytanoyl-CoA dioxygenase family protein yields MEITVQPEELAAGELTDAHVAQAVKAIRVNGYVILENVVNHEHLDILRERMDADSQILINAEKWGGAGRLVGHLQQGPPPFAPYIFRDVVANPYVVQVTKELLGPGLYNNFYNGNTNCPGSITQPLHRDGAHLWEDQEVAHPTTEVVVNISPQETTAENGSVELWPGSHLQVGSGGVDEEQEEARRKICPPIRGNAKKGSALIRDMRLWHRGVPNPSDKPRHMIALIFRVSWLKSNRRLKYKTGCEAAFEDSDLDHNAEFLDFAKEKIDDYDYLFNPRF; encoded by the coding sequence ATGGAAATAACAGTTCAACCGGAAGAATTAGCCGCAGGAGAACTGACAGATGCACACGTGGCACAAGCGGTTAAGGCGATCCGTGTTAATGGCTATGTCATTTTGGAGAACGTTGTCAACCATGAGCACTTAGACATTCTTCGCGAACGGATGGATGCCGATTCACAAATCCTTATTAATGCGGAAAAATGGGGTGGTGCAGGCAGACTCGTGGGGCATCTCCAACAGGGACCGCCACCTTTTGCGCCCTACATTTTTAGAGACGTCGTCGCGAATCCGTATGTTGTGCAGGTGACGAAAGAACTGCTGGGACCGGGACTCTATAATAACTTTTACAACGGCAATACAAACTGCCCTGGTAGCATAACCCAACCCCTCCACAGGGACGGAGCGCACCTTTGGGAGGACCAAGAGGTCGCGCATCCGACAACAGAAGTGGTCGTCAACATCTCACCTCAGGAGACAACAGCGGAAAATGGCAGCGTCGAACTCTGGCCTGGTTCACATCTTCAGGTGGGTAGTGGAGGCGTAGATGAGGAACAGGAGGAAGCGCGTCGCAAAATCTGTCCCCCTATCCGTGGAAATGCGAAAAAGGGTAGTGCACTCATTCGAGATATGCGACTCTGGCACCGGGGGGTCCCCAACCCATCCGATAAACCCCGCCACATGATAGCCCTGATTTTCCGCGTCAGTTGGCTGAAATCCAACCGCCGACTGAAGTATAAAACCGGATGTGAAGCCGCTTTTGAAGACAGCGATCTCGATCATAATGCCGAGTTCCTTGACTTCGCTAAGGAAAAAATAGACGATTACGATTATCTTTTTAATCCGCGCTTCTAA
- a CDS encoding LamG domain-containing protein: MLPFVMNATAKKMVLSLAAVLITGLGIGIPVAAQTVVIEDGLIGYWSFNKDTVKGNTVQDIWGDQDAEMIGKIQIVQGKFGEAVQLEGGAGSRVQMTDDIKKAKLPTEGMTVEVWVWDEQFIEWGGYIVAVQDNGPFEKGWLLGTRWKQFSFALSSDDADDGDGLLTYLNSANTYDMGEWHHVVGTYDGKEMKIYVNGKLENTSDAQSGVINYPDRVFFSIGSYKDDNEDFVHKGMIDEVRLYDRAFSEKEVSNNLNAEGLAVEVAGKLSLTWGQIKAAAGR; this comes from the coding sequence ATGCTTCCGTTTGTTATGAATGCAACCGCCAAAAAAATGGTTCTGAGTTTAGCCGCTGTTTTAATTACTGGATTGGGAATAGGAATCCCTGTCGCTGCCCAGACAGTCGTCATCGAAGATGGGTTAATTGGCTATTGGAGTTTCAATAAAGACACGGTAAAAGGCAATACGGTACAGGATATCTGGGGCGACCAAGACGCCGAGATGATAGGGAAAATTCAAATCGTCCAAGGCAAGTTTGGAGAAGCAGTCCAACTGGAAGGTGGCGCGGGCTCACGTGTCCAAATGACCGATGACATCAAGAAAGCCAAACTCCCCACAGAGGGGATGACCGTGGAAGTATGGGTATGGGATGAGCAGTTCATCGAATGGGGTGGGTACATCGTGGCAGTTCAGGACAATGGTCCTTTTGAAAAGGGTTGGCTGCTCGGTACTCGATGGAAACAGTTCAGTTTCGCACTCTCCTCAGATGATGCTGATGATGGCGATGGTCTCTTAACTTACCTCAATTCCGCCAACACGTATGACATGGGAGAATGGCACCATGTGGTCGGAACGTATGACGGCAAGGAGATGAAAATCTACGTGAATGGGAAACTGGAGAACACTTCGGATGCCCAATCGGGCGTTATCAATTATCCGGATCGCGTCTTCTTCTCCATCGGCTCTTATAAAGATGACAACGAGGATTTCGTGCACAAGGGAATGATCGACGAAGTGCGGCTCTATGATCGGGCATTCAGTGAAAAAGAGGTGTCCAACAATCTTAACGCCGAAGGGTTGGCGGTAGAAGTTGCTGGAAAACTAAGTCTCACTTGGGGTCAAATCAAGGCTGCTGCGGGGAGATAG
- a CDS encoding haloacid dehalogenase type II: MANFAETKALTFDLFGTILDLGGSLTPFIDESLKTRAVDVSADEFWAQWRYRQRIEQYQDTIVMLGHSGYLETVRRAVHYVLRANGIDATPETVEEFMRGWRSLSPFPEVLSALAEMQSRYQLVVLSNGDPSFLEYLVTERVAWNFDDVISVTSVGAFKPHPAVYRAAAGKLGLEVDECVMVSANSFDIMGARACGFRGAFVNRYELPYENTPYQPDVTVSDFTELAEALL; the protein is encoded by the coding sequence ATGGCAAATTTTGCGGAGACAAAGGCTCTCACCTTTGACCTGTTCGGTACAATTTTGGACTTAGGGGGGAGTCTTACCCCCTTCATTGATGAATCACTGAAAACACGTGCTGTCGATGTATCGGCGGATGAATTCTGGGCACAGTGGCGATACCGTCAGCGGATCGAGCAGTATCAAGATACGATTGTCATGCTCGGACATAGCGGTTATCTGGAGACCGTTCGGCGCGCCGTCCACTACGTTCTGAGAGCAAACGGCATTGATGCCACTCCTGAAACAGTGGAAGAGTTCATGCGCGGTTGGCGGTCCCTCTCGCCGTTCCCTGAAGTTTTGTCTGCCCTCGCGGAGATGCAATCTCGGTATCAGTTGGTAGTGTTATCCAACGGCGATCCTTCATTTTTAGAATATCTCGTCACGGAACGGGTTGCATGGAACTTCGACGATGTGATTTCGGTTACATCGGTGGGTGCATTTAAGCCGCATCCGGCGGTTTACCGCGCCGCGGCTGGGAAGTTAGGGCTTGAAGTTGACGAGTGCGTGATGGTGTCTGCGAACTCGTTTGACATCATGGGTGCGCGGGCGTGCGGCTTTAGAGGTGCGTTTGTAAATCGTTATGAACTTCCCTATGAAAATACCCCCTACCAACCCGATGTGACGGTGAGCGATTTTACGGAATTAGCGGAGGCGTTGCTATAA